The Niastella koreensis GR20-10 genome includes a window with the following:
- a CDS encoding dienelactone hydrolase family protein translates to MTSKKEIQINLKDVELGANLAEPAGAKALVIFAHGSGSSRLSPRNNFVADVLNKHSIATLLTDLLTGLEDEKYNNRFDIALLSHRLIQVTEWAAQQPGLNRLPVGYFGASTGAASALQAAAMLDKNIKAVVSRGGRPDLAVALKQVKAPTLLIVGSRDTQVMGLNNQAYEQLASEKNIAIVEGASHLFEEPGALHNVADLAASWFDKYL, encoded by the coding sequence GTGACCAGCAAAAAAGAAATACAAATCAATTTAAAGGATGTGGAGCTGGGCGCAAACCTGGCCGAGCCTGCTGGCGCAAAAGCGCTGGTGATCTTTGCGCATGGGAGTGGCAGCAGCCGGTTAAGTCCGCGCAATAATTTTGTGGCCGATGTACTTAACAAGCACAGCATAGCCACCCTGCTTACCGATTTGTTAACAGGGCTTGAAGATGAAAAGTACAACAACCGGTTTGATATTGCGTTGCTGAGCCACCGGCTGATCCAGGTAACGGAATGGGCGGCGCAACAACCTGGTTTAAACCGCCTGCCGGTTGGTTATTTTGGCGCCAGCACAGGCGCGGCTTCGGCCTTACAGGCGGCGGCCATGCTCGATAAAAACATAAAAGCGGTCGTAAGCCGGGGCGGCAGACCCGATCTGGCCGTGGCGCTGAAACAGGTAAAAGCGCCAACCCTGCTGATCGTGGGTTCGCGCGATACGCAGGTGATGGGTTTAAACAACCAGGCGTATGAACAATTGGCCAGCGAAAAAAATATAGCCATCGTTGAGGGCGCTTCTCATTTGTTTGAGGAACCCGGCGCTTTGCATAACGTGGCCGACCTGGCAGCCAGCTGGTTCGATAAATATTTATAA
- a CDS encoding family 43 glycosylhydrolase encodes MKKIIACQPLLISLFLSASCFSQNPFITSIYTADPSAHVWADGRLYVYPSHDIDPALGCDLMDRYHVYSTDDMVNWRDEGEILNASQVQWGRKEGGFMWAPDCACKNGTYYFYFPHPSETKWNNSWKIGVATSKKPASDFTSVGYIKGIDSSSMIDPCVFMDTDGQAYFYFGGGSKCAGGKLKDNMVEIDGPMQKMEGLVDFHEATWVFKRNGIYYLTYADNHGRENQLRYATSNNPLGPWKYQGVFLGSTDCDTNHGSVVEYKGKWYMFYHNQHISNTGHGNLRSICVDYVNFNDDGTIKLIEQTKTGPAAIKSSKPDTKKATRYEAEKAELGGGAAVNGNYVTNLKDAASYITFSNINGGKKAGRATIIIAHANADYGRIKLLVNGADYSYLNAIATGDATAFTGKTVFTVKLIAGNNTIRLEGGGKDAVNVDYITITPLD; translated from the coding sequence ATGAAAAAAATAATTGCCTGTCAGCCCCTGCTGATCTCTTTATTTCTCAGCGCTTCCTGTTTTTCCCAAAATCCATTTATTACCAGTATTTACACGGCCGATCCTTCGGCGCATGTATGGGCCGACGGCCGGTTGTATGTTTATCCTTCCCACGATATTGATCCGGCCCTCGGTTGCGATCTGATGGACAGGTACCACGTATATTCAACGGACGATATGGTGAACTGGCGCGATGAAGGCGAAATTCTCAACGCCAGCCAGGTGCAGTGGGGCCGCAAAGAAGGCGGTTTTATGTGGGCGCCCGATTGCGCCTGCAAAAACGGTACGTATTACTTTTATTTCCCGCACCCCAGCGAAACCAAATGGAACAATAGCTGGAAGATTGGCGTTGCTACCAGCAAAAAACCGGCCAGCGATTTTACCTCCGTGGGTTATATAAAGGGCATCGACAGCAGTTCCATGATAGATCCCTGTGTGTTTATGGATACCGATGGCCAGGCCTATTTTTATTTTGGCGGCGGCAGTAAATGCGCAGGCGGAAAACTGAAAGACAATATGGTTGAAATCGATGGCCCGATGCAAAAGATGGAAGGCCTGGTTGATTTTCACGAAGCCACCTGGGTGTTTAAACGGAACGGGATCTACTACCTTACTTATGCCGATAACCATGGCCGCGAAAACCAGTTGCGGTATGCAACCAGTAACAACCCATTGGGACCCTGGAAATACCAGGGCGTGTTCCTCGGTTCTACCGATTGCGATACCAATCATGGTTCGGTAGTAGAGTACAAAGGAAAATGGTATATGTTTTATCACAACCAGCATATCTCCAATACCGGGCATGGCAATTTGCGGTCTATCTGTGTGGACTATGTGAATTTCAACGACGATGGCACTATTAAACTGATTGAACAAACCAAAACCGGTCCGGCGGCGATAAAATCGTCAAAACCGGATACGAAAAAAGCGACCCGCTATGAAGCGGAAAAAGCGGAGTTGGGCGGCGGTGCTGCAGTAAACGGTAATTATGTTACCAACCTGAAAGACGCGGCTTCTTATATTACTTTCTCAAATATCAATGGTGGCAAAAAAGCCGGCCGTGCAACCATTATCATTGCGCATGCGAATGCAGACTATGGCAGAATAAAATTACTGGTGAATGGCGCCGATTATTCTTACCTGAACGCCATTGCAACGGGCGATGCAACTGCATTTACCGGTAAAACGGTGTTTACGGTAAAACTAATTGCCGGCAACAATACCATCAGGCTGGAAGGCGGTGGCAAGGATGCCGTAAATGTCGACTATATCACCATTACCCCGTTAGATTAA
- a CDS encoding Kelch repeat type 1-containing protein, with protein sequence MLKLAFALLFIVGGLHAFAQPYGLQFSSHEVIPEKRTSIDLTADGPLHLAGETEISFDLMFQPHKAIYFGYVMRLITANNQHIDIVYNQRSASFNFVNGEQISGTLAIDTALLLNGWNRFTLRLDAAQKKLFYSINNSSGNGPLTVKPESDYRLYFGCNNYEGFQTTDIPPACIKDIYIKNDGKLQHAFPLSESDGVTALDKCDHWQAAVKNPVWIKPRHQKWENVYSVNTKATASIAFDKKREVVYIVAADSLYTLNLTNMAAQAIGLNTKRDSIPPGNQSIFIPFTNSLYNFYIDSKQVSRYDSGGRRWNNNFNFKDLTVYWQANKFFSPWDTCLYIMGGYGQLQYKNQVQRYHLNSQQWEPVKTTGDFFMPRYMASAGTNDAGDTAYLLGGYGSTSGDQTINPRFTYDFTLFDVRKKSFHTLFQLKEPTRQFCFANQMVVDAPTNTWYALVFPTDRFNAALQLIQGSLTSPAYDLLGDSIPYSYYDIASYADLYYCKTSKKLVAVTLYTANNRSEIKVYAIDFPPGAVTTPATEPGVSSGWKTYVIIAAFLLLGVTAVLVIRRKNASRQKRQAPVIPVPVPAVVNPVTQQAEVIVEMPESEQTVKASSIYLFGNFEVYDANTHDVTTQLTPLLKELLILIVTHTIRTGKGIPQEKLFEILWRDKQQKDAKNNYSVNIAKLKPILESIGSCHIEKVNGKIQLAAEENAIYIDYGTFNSIVRKPSCTPAEKQTLLKILERGSFLNEVNYSWLDDIKSEVSGLAIDWLLTNFNTHNVTDSSSIIRIANAVFQFDQLNETALEYKCKALIAQGRYGLALETFQKFEKEYEHSYGEKPGKSFNEIANQ encoded by the coding sequence ATGCTGAAACTGGCTTTTGCTTTGCTATTTATTGTTGGTGGATTGCATGCTTTTGCGCAGCCCTATGGACTACAATTTTCCAGTCACGAAGTGATCCCCGAAAAACGTACCTCGATCGATCTCACGGCCGATGGCCCCCTGCACCTGGCCGGCGAAACCGAGATCTCCTTCGATCTGATGTTCCAACCCCATAAAGCCATCTACTTCGGTTACGTGATGCGGCTGATTACCGCCAATAACCAGCACATCGATATCGTATACAACCAGCGATCGGCCAGTTTTAATTTTGTAAATGGCGAACAGATCTCCGGCACATTGGCCATTGACACCGCTTTGCTTTTAAATGGGTGGAACCGGTTTACTCTCCGCCTCGATGCTGCCCAAAAGAAACTGTTTTACAGCATTAATAATTCTTCAGGCAATGGACCGCTGACTGTTAAACCGGAAAGCGACTACCGGCTGTATTTTGGCTGTAACAACTATGAGGGTTTTCAAACCACCGATATTCCGCCCGCATGCATTAAAGATATCTATATAAAGAATGATGGTAAACTGCAACACGCTTTTCCATTGTCGGAATCGGATGGCGTTACAGCCCTGGACAAGTGTGATCACTGGCAGGCCGCAGTAAAGAACCCGGTCTGGATAAAACCCCGGCACCAGAAATGGGAGAACGTATATTCAGTAAATACCAAAGCAACCGCCAGCATAGCGTTCGATAAAAAAAGAGAGGTGGTGTATATAGTTGCTGCCGACTCACTGTATACACTCAACCTTACCAATATGGCCGCGCAGGCAATCGGGCTCAATACCAAAAGAGACAGCATCCCACCCGGTAATCAATCGATCTTTATCCCGTTCACCAATTCCCTGTATAACTTTTACATCGACAGCAAACAAGTAAGCCGGTATGATAGCGGCGGCAGGCGATGGAACAACAATTTCAACTTTAAAGACCTCACCGTTTACTGGCAGGCGAATAAATTCTTTTCTCCCTGGGATACCTGTTTGTACATCATGGGCGGGTATGGACAATTGCAATACAAGAACCAGGTACAACGCTATCATTTGAACAGCCAGCAATGGGAACCCGTGAAAACCACCGGCGATTTCTTTATGCCGCGGTATATGGCTTCTGCAGGTACTAACGACGCAGGCGACACGGCGTACCTGTTAGGTGGTTATGGCAGCACCAGCGGCGATCAAACCATCAACCCAAGGTTCACGTATGATTTCACATTGTTCGATGTGCGCAAAAAATCATTTCACACGTTGTTTCAATTGAAAGAACCAACCCGGCAATTCTGCTTCGCCAATCAAATGGTAGTAGATGCGCCAACCAATACCTGGTATGCATTGGTATTCCCTACCGACCGGTTCAATGCAGCGCTGCAATTAATACAAGGCTCACTCACATCTCCTGCATATGATTTATTAGGTGATTCCATCCCCTACTCGTATTATGACATCGCTTCTTATGCCGATCTGTATTATTGTAAAACCAGTAAAAAACTGGTAGCCGTTACCTTATATACAGCAAATAACCGGAGTGAAATAAAAGTATATGCCATTGATTTTCCGCCAGGCGCAGTTACTACGCCCGCAACTGAACCGGGCGTATCATCCGGCTGGAAAACCTATGTAATAATAGCAGCGTTTTTGTTGCTGGGTGTGACAGCAGTGTTGGTGATACGGAGAAAAAATGCCAGCCGTCAAAAACGACAGGCGCCGGTTATACCAGTACCTGTTCCTGCAGTAGTAAATCCGGTCACTCAACAGGCAGAAGTAATAGTAGAAATGCCGGAATCAGAACAAACGGTAAAAGCTTCGTCCATTTACCTGTTTGGCAATTTTGAAGTATACGATGCCAATACCCATGATGTTACTACTCAATTAACTCCGCTGCTGAAAGAGTTGCTGATCCTGATTGTTACGCATACCATCCGCACCGGCAAAGGCATTCCCCAGGAAAAACTGTTTGAGATCCTGTGGCGCGATAAACAACAGAAAGACGCCAAGAACAATTATTCCGTAAACATCGCCAAACTAAAACCCATCCTCGAAAGCATCGGCTCCTGCCATATAGAAAAAGTAAATGGGAAAATACAACTGGCAGCGGAAGAAAATGCGATCTACATCGATTACGGCACATTCAATAGCATTGTAAGGAAACCATCATGCACGCCAGCTGAAAAACAAACCCTGTTGAAAATACTCGAAAGAGGATCGTTCCTGAATGAAGTAAATTATTCCTGGCTGGATGATATTAAATCTGAAGTATCGGGCCTGGCCATCGACTGGTTACTCACCAATTTCAACACGCACAATGTTACCGACAGCAGCAGCATTATAAGAATTGCCAATGCCGTTTTCCAGTTTGACCAGTTGAATGAAACGGCACTGGAATACAAATGTAAGGCCCTGATTGCACAAGGCAGGTATGGCCTTGCCCTTGAAACATTCCAGAAGTTTGAAAAAGAGTATGAGCATTCGTATGGGGAGAAGCCAGGGAAGAGTTTTAATGAAATAGCTAATCAATAG
- the chrA gene encoding chromate efflux transporter, which produces MAPTNTHNDTAGRLTRLKEIAFSCLKLGSIGFGGIAGMVSTIENEMVIKRQWLDHQHFMDVVSASYIIPGPNAVEIVMHCGKERGGRLGLVVAGICYILPAMLICLLFGYFYQRYSALPDVQNFIFGLRPATTALVITTVFRLTGKTLKNSRTLIVLCLLVFAGSLAGLNEVLLIIGAGLINYLLYTRRKKISFFIGWMFTPLLLQINTRFSNEKLVLIFLKIGAVLYGSGYVLFAYMDEALVRNNHWLTRQQLMDAIAVGQITPGPILSSATFAGYLINGFTGGVLATIAIFLPSFFISFFLHKMLSSARKSERLRVFLDGLSAASVSIIAAVGLHLLTASVETWRGALVLASCLGLSLAYKNLSTVYIILIGSIGGFLLLKL; this is translated from the coding sequence ATGGCACCAACTAACACACATAACGATACAGCAGGCAGGTTAACGCGGTTAAAGGAAATTGCTTTCTCCTGTTTAAAACTGGGCAGCATTGGTTTTGGAGGCATTGCCGGAATGGTGTCCACTATTGAAAATGAAATGGTGATTAAACGGCAGTGGCTCGATCACCAGCATTTCATGGATGTGGTAAGCGCTTCCTATATCATTCCGGGTCCCAATGCGGTGGAAATTGTAATGCACTGCGGAAAAGAAAGGGGTGGCCGCCTGGGTTTGGTGGTTGCAGGCATCTGTTACATTTTGCCTGCGATGTTGATCTGCCTGTTGTTTGGTTATTTTTATCAGCGGTACAGTGCACTGCCCGATGTACAGAATTTTATCTTTGGCTTACGGCCTGCCACCACGGCATTGGTTATAACAACTGTTTTCAGGCTTACCGGTAAAACCTTAAAGAACAGCAGGACTTTAATAGTGCTTTGTTTGCTGGTGTTTGCCGGATCGCTGGCAGGCCTGAATGAAGTGTTGCTGATCATCGGCGCCGGGCTGATAAATTACCTGTTATATACCAGGCGAAAGAAAATATCTTTTTTTATTGGATGGATGTTTACGCCCTTGCTGCTGCAGATAAATACCCGGTTCTCCAATGAAAAGCTGGTGTTGATCTTTTTAAAGATCGGGGCGGTGTTGTATGGAAGCGGGTATGTATTGTTTGCTTATATGGATGAAGCGCTGGTGCGGAATAATCATTGGCTTACCCGGCAACAGTTAATGGATGCTATTGCGGTTGGACAAATTACACCCGGCCCTATTTTATCGAGCGCCACCTTTGCCGGTTATCTGATCAATGGATTCACCGGCGGGGTATTGGCCACTATTGCTATTTTCCTGCCTTCTTTTTTCATTTCCTTCTTTCTGCACAAAATGTTGTCTTCTGCCCGCAAGAGTGAACGCCTGCGCGTTTTCCTGGATGGGCTAAGCGCAGCTTCAGTATCTATTATTGCAGCAGTAGGCTTACACCTGTTAACAGCTTCCGTTGAAACCTGGCGCGGCGCATTAGTGCTGGCCAGCTGCCTGGGGTTATCATTGGCGTATAAAAACCTTAGTACTGTTTATATTATTCTAATAGGCAGCATCGGTGGCTTTTTGTTGTTGAAATTGTAA
- a CDS encoding NADP-dependent glyceraldehyde-3-phosphate dehydrogenase, whose amino-acid sequence MQQQISDRGTLPVVFKEESSIPDNYKITEIHQREYLLNGQLVPWNGPVTNIYSPVCIPTANGFEKKLLGSIPNTTPKESLEALDAAVAAYDNGLGEWPTMSVEGRIKCMQKFVYLMIQQRELVIKLLMWEIGKTLADATKEFDRTVDYINFTIDALKDLDRESSHFQQAEGTIAQIRRAPLGVVLSMGPFNYPLNEIFTTLIPALIMGNTILFKLPKFGVLCHYPLLNAFKEAFPKGTVNTLYGKGSEIISPIMESGKVNVLAFIGSSKVANGLKKLHPKVNRLRAILSLDAKNAAIVTKHADIDVAVNECILGALSFNGQRCTALKLIFVQREVAAEFTEKLSAAVSAMKPGLPWEAGVKITPLPEDNKPAYLKACIEDAVSKGAKVMNTNGGFQEASFVFPAVVYPVNDQMRLYHEEQFGPIVPVVPFDSIDEPVAYQVNASHGMQVSIFSEDAKEVASLIDPFVNLVSRVNINCQAQRSPDVFPFTGRKDSAEGTLSVFDALRSFSIRSLVAAKLTESNKSLLNTIVRDHDSNFLSTDYIF is encoded by the coding sequence ATGCAACAACAGATTAGCGACAGAGGCACGTTGCCTGTGGTATTTAAAGAAGAAAGCAGCATCCCCGACAATTACAAGATCACCGAGATCCACCAGCGGGAATATTTATTGAATGGCCAACTGGTTCCCTGGAATGGACCCGTAACCAATATTTATTCTCCGGTTTGTATACCTACAGCCAATGGATTTGAAAAAAAATTATTGGGCAGCATTCCCAATACAACGCCCAAAGAATCATTAGAGGCGTTAGACGCCGCTGTAGCAGCTTATGACAACGGTTTGGGCGAATGGCCAACCATGTCTGTTGAAGGACGTATTAAATGCATGCAGAAGTTCGTGTATTTGATGATCCAGCAACGTGAGCTGGTGATCAAATTATTAATGTGGGAAATTGGAAAAACACTGGCCGACGCCACGAAGGAGTTTGACCGTACGGTTGACTACATCAACTTCACCATCGACGCCCTGAAAGACCTCGACCGTGAGTCATCTCATTTTCAGCAGGCAGAAGGCACCATTGCACAAATAAGAAGAGCGCCGTTAGGCGTTGTGCTGAGCATGGGCCCCTTCAACTACCCATTGAACGAAATTTTCACCACGCTGATACCTGCCCTCATCATGGGCAACACCATCCTGTTTAAATTACCAAAATTCGGGGTGTTGTGCCATTATCCTTTATTGAATGCATTTAAAGAAGCATTCCCTAAAGGCACGGTGAACACTTTATATGGAAAAGGCTCAGAGATCATTTCACCCATCATGGAAAGTGGTAAAGTGAATGTACTCGCCTTTATCGGTAGCAGTAAAGTGGCTAACGGGTTGAAAAAATTACACCCGAAAGTAAACCGGTTACGCGCTATCTTAAGTCTGGATGCAAAGAACGCCGCCATTGTTACCAAACATGCCGACATTGACGTAGCCGTTAATGAATGTATCCTGGGCGCGCTTTCTTTCAACGGACAGCGTTGTACGGCCCTGAAGCTGATCTTTGTACAAAGAGAAGTGGCCGCTGAGTTTACGGAGAAGCTTTCTGCAGCAGTATCTGCAATGAAACCCGGTTTACCCTGGGAAGCGGGTGTGAAGATCACTCCGCTGCCTGAAGACAATAAACCCGCTTATCTGAAAGCCTGTATCGAGGACGCTGTTTCAAAAGGCGCCAAAGTAATGAATACAAACGGTGGATTCCAGGAAGCTTCTTTTGTGTTCCCTGCAGTTGTATACCCGGTTAATGATCAAATGCGGTTGTATCACGAAGAACAGTTTGGACCTATTGTACCGGTAGTGCCTTTCGATTCCATCGATGAACCCGTAGCCTACCAGGTAAATGCATCACATGGTATGCAGGTAAGTATCTTCAGTGAAGATGCCAAAGAAGTGGCCAGTTTGATCGATCCGTTTGTAAACCTGGTAAGCCGCGTAAATATCAATTGCCAGGCGCAACGGTCACCCGACGTATTCCCATTCACCGGTAGAAAAGACAGTGCAGAGGGTACTTTATCAGTATTCGATGCGCTTCGTTCATTCTCTATCCGCTCGCTGGTGGCAGCCAAGTTAACCGAATCGAACAAAAGCCTGCTCAATACGATCGTTAGAGATCATGACTCTAACTTTTTGAGCACAGATTATATTTTCTAG
- a CDS encoding SAM hydrolase/SAM-dependent halogenase family protein → MPLLTLTSDFGMQDYLVGAVKGRLLQQNPEFTLVDISHTISPFNYPQAAYISRNAIRQFPSHTYHLLLVNLFEKKPEQLLLAFHQEQYILCADNGLLSMMLEDKPEMIIGLPLDPKAIKNTLYCVQVMGEAIQKLHNGARLQDIGIPDVPFVEKNHLRPLFGENWMEGQIIFIDHFENIVVNITRDQFEEHRKGRPFKIVFKRNEVIDKVAETYADVPEGEKLAIFNAAGYLEIAINKGNAAGLFGLQGFTEQAKHLQSRLFYQTVKIMFG, encoded by the coding sequence ATGCCTTTACTAACCCTCACTTCTGATTTTGGTATGCAAGACTACCTGGTGGGTGCAGTAAAAGGCCGGTTATTGCAACAGAACCCGGAATTTACCCTGGTTGATATATCACATACCATTTCTCCATTCAATTACCCGCAGGCGGCTTATATCAGCCGTAATGCCATCAGGCAATTCCCTTCTCACACCTACCATTTGCTGCTGGTAAACCTGTTTGAAAAAAAGCCGGAGCAATTATTATTAGCCTTTCACCAGGAACAATACATTTTATGTGCTGATAATGGTTTGCTCTCGATGATGCTTGAAGATAAACCTGAAATGATCATTGGGCTGCCACTGGATCCCAAAGCCATAAAGAATACCCTGTATTGTGTGCAGGTAATGGGCGAAGCAATACAGAAATTACACAATGGCGCCCGTTTGCAGGATATAGGTATCCCGGATGTGCCCTTTGTTGAAAAGAATCACCTGCGTCCGTTGTTTGGTGAGAACTGGATGGAAGGACAGATCATCTTTATAGACCATTTCGAAAACATTGTTGTAAATATTACCCGCGATCAATTTGAAGAACATCGCAAAGGGCGCCCCTTTAAGATCGTTTTTAAACGCAACGAAGTGATCGATAAAGTGGCTGAGACCTATGCCGATGTGCCTGAAGGCGAAAAGCTCGCAATTTTCAATGCGGCGGGCTACCTGGAGATTGCTATCAATAAAGGCAATGCTGCCGGTTTATTTGGCCTCCAGGGTTTTACCGAACAAGCCAAACATCTCCAAAGCAGGCTGTTCTACCAAACGGTAAAGATCATGTTTGGGTAG
- a CDS encoding SDR family oxidoreductase, whose product MKNSAITTTVLVTGGSGYLGLQCVLQLLKEGYTVKTTIRSLAKKAEIIQSLKAGGITSFDKLSFIEADLTKDDNWAEAVRDCTYVLHVASPFPAIDPEDENELIVPARDGSLRVLNAARDAGVKRVVLTSSFAAIGYSRSPKDYVFTEKDWTDPNTPGLRPYLKSKTIAERAAWDFIEKEGGQMELTVINPVGIFGPVPGGNYSASMEFALKGLLNGDIKETPNFTFNIVDVRDTADLHLVAMTHPAAKGERFLAASEGAVSIYDIAELIRKERPLCAANIAGLKPISADMYVHMSTEKARTVLGWKPRSKETTLLETIDALK is encoded by the coding sequence ATGAAAAACTCAGCAATAACAACAACCGTATTAGTGACCGGTGGTTCCGGGTATTTAGGACTGCAATGTGTACTGCAATTGTTAAAGGAAGGGTACACCGTAAAAACAACCATTCGCTCCCTGGCGAAAAAAGCGGAGATCATTCAGTCGCTCAAAGCAGGCGGCATCACCAGTTTTGACAAATTGAGTTTTATAGAAGCCGATCTTACAAAAGACGATAATTGGGCGGAAGCGGTGCGCGATTGCACCTATGTGTTACACGTGGCATCCCCATTCCCGGCCATAGACCCCGAAGATGAAAATGAACTGATCGTACCGGCAAGGGATGGCTCCCTGCGGGTATTGAATGCTGCCCGTGATGCAGGCGTAAAACGCGTGGTGTTGACTTCTTCCTTTGCTGCCATTGGTTACAGCCGGAGCCCCAAAGATTATGTTTTCACCGAAAAGGATTGGACAGATCCCAACACACCAGGCTTGCGTCCTTATCTGAAATCAAAAACCATTGCAGAAAGAGCTGCCTGGGATTTTATTGAAAAGGAAGGCGGCCAAATGGAGTTAACGGTTATTAACCCGGTGGGCATCTTTGGGCCGGTGCCGGGAGGCAATTATTCAGCCTCGATGGAATTTGCTCTGAAAGGACTGCTGAATGGCGATATAAAAGAAACGCCTAATTTTACCTTTAATATTGTTGATGTGCGTGACACGGCCGATTTGCACCTGGTAGCCATGACGCATCCTGCCGCGAAAGGCGAACGTTTTCTGGCGGCTTCTGAGGGGGCGGTAAGTATTTATGATATAGCGGAGTTGATCCGGAAAGAACGCCCGTTATGCGCCGCCAACATCGCCGGTCTGAAACCGATAAGCGCTGATATGTATGTACACATGAGCACTGAAAAAGCAAGAACGGTGTTAGGCTGGAAGCCAAGATCAAAGGAAACGACATTATTGGAAACCATTGATGCATTAAAATAG
- a CDS encoding DUF6000 family protein → MTTQNENGFRKYVDPVYLSLMGTLILSEPAEEQEKFKQKITAILADPDLTDEMLKLLLWNSDWRCSLVGAWLIFIKNKTAFVDDIGKFLLQHKGGVIGYCFALAKFGTSACVEYLVSYLGKDLYFEKFPDEGFQDTAMYALVYIDNKSKTTFSKPFFEPDGLWTKFIECKYLKEHRLKDSARWGQFDENYKNFAGMFEFMDTFSTKG, encoded by the coding sequence ATGACAACGCAAAATGAGAATGGTTTTAGAAAATATGTTGATCCTGTTTATTTGTCTTTAATGGGTACTTTAATACTGTCTGAACCGGCTGAAGAACAGGAAAAATTCAAACAAAAGATTACAGCAATCCTGGCAGACCCGGATCTTACTGATGAGATGCTGAAATTGCTGCTTTGGAACAGTGACTGGCGTTGTAGCCTGGTTGGGGCCTGGTTGATCTTTATAAAAAATAAAACAGCGTTCGTTGATGATATTGGTAAGTTTTTATTGCAACACAAAGGTGGAGTAATTGGTTATTGTTTTGCGTTAGCAAAATTTGGCACTTCTGCATGTGTTGAATATTTAGTCAGCTACCTGGGGAAAGACCTTTACTTTGAGAAATTTCCGGATGAAGGGTTTCAGGATACAGCTATGTATGCGCTTGTATACATCGATAATAAAAGCAAGACAACCTTCTCGAAACCATTTTTTGAACCCGATGGGCTTTGGACAAAATTTATTGAGTGTAAATACCTGAAAGAACACAGGCTCAAAGACAGTGCAAGGTGGGGACAGTTTGATGAAAATTATAAAAACTTCGCCGGCATGTTTGAGTTTATGGATACATTCTCCACAAAGGGGTAA
- a CDS encoding helix-turn-helix domain-containing protein, producing MEIDKIHSCYLGPGISPELLIPEHYFMYLLQGTYVAYDGEKKYISKPGDAIIARKNHLIRYTKNKTDGFFHKIVIALDEPFLRSFLEKHPYKPAVFENDDSILQVKTDALVLNFINSLEPYYKGSLQLDPDFANVKREELLIILLKQNPALASVFFNFSMPQRIELEMFMNKNFRFNIRLEQFAFLTGRSLSTFKRDFNKVFNEMPGTWLTRKRLEEAHFQIKNKNKKPGDVYLEVGFENLSHFSFAFKKQFGVSPAEVGKAQ from the coding sequence GTGGAAATAGATAAAATACATTCCTGTTACCTGGGACCAGGTATTTCACCGGAACTCCTGATCCCGGAACATTATTTCATGTATTTATTGCAGGGAACGTACGTAGCCTACGATGGCGAAAAGAAATATATTTCAAAACCGGGCGATGCCATCATCGCCCGGAAAAACCATTTGATCAGGTATACAAAAAATAAGACAGATGGCTTCTTTCATAAGATCGTGATTGCATTGGATGAACCCTTTTTACGTTCGTTTCTTGAAAAACATCCTTACAAGCCGGCGGTATTTGAAAATGATGATTCTATTTTGCAGGTAAAGACGGACGCCCTGGTTCTAAACTTTATAAACTCACTGGAACCATACTATAAAGGATCACTGCAGCTGGACCCCGATTTCGCCAATGTGAAAAGGGAGGAGCTGCTTATTATTCTGTTAAAGCAAAATCCGGCGCTGGCCAGTGTGTTTTTCAATTTCAGTATGCCTCAGCGCATAGAACTGGAAATGTTCATGAACAAAAACTTCCGGTTCAATATCAGGCTGGAACAATTTGCATTTTTAACCGGCCGCAGTTTATCAACCTTCAAACGCGATTTTAATAAGGTCTTTAATGAAATGCCCGGTACCTGGCTTACCCGCAAGCGCCTGGAAGAAGCTCATTTTCAGATAAAGAATAAAAACAAAAAGCCCGGTGACGTATACCTGGAGGTAGGCTTCGAGAACCTGTCGCATTTTTCGTTTGCCTTCAAAAAGCAGTTTGGGGTGTCGCCGGCGGAGGTGGGAAAGGCGCAATAA